The following are from one region of the Paenibacillus sabinae T27 genome:
- a CDS encoding polyprenyl synthetase family protein: MDDFAESVGKEIGEGLRAYFVEPHLYEQAMACVEEKLRGKLPFSKLTVLHFHAFGGTGHAIYRAAAAVELMILSADIIDDLQDKDNSLTAWSRMSPEMVLNIAFGLTLVSQQMMLTGDFPMEVVHKAVQFLNTQTLAAINGQTTDLLNDIGSEEDYLRMVKQKSAGFVVAACMIGTLLATGEWNERVRDYAEELGIADQIKNDIRDLLDWERSDFKNRKKTLSTLYLLQFIAEEDQWIADYFEGRLKAEEISHRREEFERAIERTGTFLYTSVRMRTHGYNYLQLVDKLEIDAHWKNRIIALSE; this comes from the coding sequence ATGGACGATTTTGCGGAATCGGTGGGTAAGGAAATCGGGGAAGGCCTGCGCGCCTATTTTGTCGAACCGCATTTGTACGAGCAGGCCATGGCCTGTGTCGAAGAGAAGCTGAGGGGGAAGCTGCCGTTCAGCAAGCTGACCGTGCTTCACTTCCATGCATTCGGCGGTACGGGGCATGCCATTTATCGGGCGGCCGCAGCAGTTGAACTGATGATCCTCAGCGCGGATATCATCGACGATCTTCAGGACAAGGACAACAGCTTGACGGCATGGAGCCGGATGAGTCCGGAAATGGTGCTCAACATTGCCTTTGGGCTGACGCTCGTTTCCCAGCAGATGATGCTTACCGGCGATTTCCCTATGGAAGTGGTTCACAAGGCTGTGCAATTTCTGAACACCCAGACCCTTGCGGCGATTAATGGACAAACGACGGATCTGCTCAACGATATCGGGAGCGAAGAGGACTATCTCCGCATGGTTAAGCAAAAGTCGGCCGGATTTGTGGTGGCCGCCTGTATGATCGGCACGCTGCTGGCCACCGGCGAGTGGAACGAGCGGGTCAGGGATTATGCCGAAGAGCTTGGCATCGCCGATCAGATCAAGAATGATATCCGTGATCTCCTGGACTGGGAAAGAAGCGATTTTAAGAACCGCAAGAAGACGCTGTCCACCCTGTATCTGCTTCAGTTTATCGCGGAAGAGGATCAATGGATAGCGGACTACTTTGAGGGACGCCTCAAGGCGGAGGAGATCAGTCACCGCCGGGAGGAATTCGAAAGAGCTATAGAGCGGACGGGCACTTTTCTCTATACTTCTGTTCGGATGAGAACGCATGGCTACAATTATTTGCAGTTGGTAGACAAGCTGGAGATTGACGCTCACTGGAAGAACCGTATCATCGCCCTGTCCGAATAG
- the comX gene encoding competence pheromone ComX — translation MLKEIIQVLMKDPAAAHRLQNGQFELAGVSEVEHRALLAALGDRNGFGKEPQLGAWDTVKAQAAF, via the coding sequence ATGTTAAAGGAAATCATTCAAGTATTGATGAAAGATCCCGCAGCAGCCCATCGTTTGCAGAACGGCCAGTTTGAACTCGCTGGAGTCAGCGAAGTGGAGCATAGAGCATTGCTTGCTGCATTGGGGGACAGAAATGGATTTGGCAAGGAACCGCAGCTCGGAGCCTGGGATACCGTCAAAGCGCAAGCGGCGTTCTAA
- a CDS encoding alpha/beta hydrolase: MELQLGRPPVPERPGGLRTVIHTLGRRINETYRFDTLIWRTGIAGPWMASFAAVAAAMLGSPTGLGKPADLLLAAGIATALLAAAGHLAAALFALAGLRLPRLFTGCLLGSAGIVMVILCNAHVAPAASAVIAGAAAALGALAGAAAGLVRTGRIVPGLLLLAALSSLPFIPAGGFPLPDAADRDSTEAGVLAADTGASAAVVKLAAANPGAPGAYAYRSFTYAGGSDRHRAEYGKAAAVLSSSVNASSYIKKWPPLRKLFWGFGPESLPLNGRVWMPEGNGPFPLVLIVHGNHMMEDFSDGGYAYLGELLASRGFIAISLDENFLNYSVWSGIPEEDYKLRAWMILKHLEQLAGFSDKPGNPFYNKIDFAETALIGHSRGGQAVAMAADAQRWFKGDPVLETVSRFHISAVAALAPTDQTVGGGQARLRDISYMTLQGARDGDVHDFYGDRQYNRSVYSGHTDAFKTSLYIGDANHSQFNSDWGMYDLAFPTGLFLSRSRIMDGEEQRQIAKVYISAFLEAALHGRKEYAGLFRDYRRGLEWLPKETSYFNRYQDGGFRGIADFEEDRDKTTAGQIGTISAAGLHFTEETAKDREGEGKGTFGAFLERGADDTGEAFYRISLKAGPAADAALYGADGLSFSMANRNAGSGSGLAPQVEVELADRSGNKARLPLTAVMPPLPLPKTQFARTAWLEKRISDGKYGKPSEAVFQTYELSFSLFREKNPSFNPAQLAQIAFYLLGGTDAVMLDDIGLYSSGTHPSLIQTALIRNEPD, from the coding sequence ATGGAATTACAATTGGGACGCCCGCCCGTGCCGGAAAGACCCGGGGGGCTCAGAACCGTTATTCATACACTGGGGCGCAGAATAAACGAAACTTACCGTTTCGACACGTTAATATGGCGTACAGGCATTGCCGGGCCATGGATGGCAAGCTTCGCAGCGGTTGCGGCCGCGATGCTTGGAAGTCCGACCGGGCTTGGCAAGCCGGCGGATCTGCTGCTGGCCGCGGGAATCGCCACAGCTCTGCTGGCTGCCGCCGGCCATCTCGCCGCTGCGCTGTTTGCGCTTGCGGGTCTGCGGCTTCCGCGCCTGTTCACAGGCTGTCTGCTCGGCAGCGCGGGAATCGTCATGGTCATTCTCTGCAATGCCCATGTCGCTCCCGCCGCCTCTGCCGTCATCGCGGGAGCCGCCGCGGCACTCGGCGCGCTGGCCGGCGCCGCCGCCGGTCTTGTGCGGACGGGGAGAATCGTGCCGGGACTGCTGCTCCTGGCGGCATTGTCCTCCCTTCCGTTCATTCCGGCCGGCGGATTTCCGCTTCCGGACGCAGCCGACCGGGACAGTACGGAAGCAGGCGTCCTTGCTGCAGACACCGGCGCTTCCGCAGCAGTTGTTAAGCTTGCAGCAGCCAATCCGGGAGCACCGGGCGCGTATGCCTACCGGAGCTTCACTTATGCCGGCGGAAGCGACCGGCACCGCGCCGAATACGGGAAAGCGGCGGCGGTCCTTTCTTCTTCGGTGAACGCTTCTTCCTATATAAAGAAGTGGCCCCCGCTGCGCAAGCTGTTCTGGGGCTTCGGTCCGGAATCGCTGCCGCTCAACGGGCGGGTATGGATGCCCGAGGGAAACGGCCCTTTTCCGCTTGTGCTGATTGTGCACGGCAATCATATGATGGAGGACTTCTCCGACGGAGGCTATGCCTACCTCGGAGAACTGCTGGCCAGCCGGGGCTTTATTGCCATTTCGCTGGACGAGAACTTTCTGAATTATTCCGTCTGGTCCGGCATACCGGAGGAGGACTACAAGCTGCGCGCCTGGATGATTCTGAAGCATCTGGAGCAGCTTGCCGGTTTCTCGGATAAGCCGGGCAACCCGTTTTATAACAAAATCGACTTTGCCGAAACGGCGCTGATCGGGCACAGCCGCGGCGGTCAGGCTGTCGCCATGGCGGCGGATGCCCAGCGCTGGTTCAAAGGCGATCCCGTATTGGAAACGGTCAGCCGGTTCCATATTTCGGCGGTGGCCGCGCTGGCTCCTACCGACCAGACGGTCGGCGGCGGGCAGGCCCGTCTTCGGGACATCAGCTATATGACCCTTCAGGGAGCGCGGGACGGGGATGTGCATGATTTCTACGGAGACCGGCAGTATAACCGTTCGGTGTATTCCGGCCATACGGATGCGTTCAAGACTTCGCTGTATATCGGGGATGCGAATCACAGCCAGTTCAACAGCGACTGGGGCATGTACGATCTGGCGTTTCCGACCGGATTGTTCCTGAGCCGAAGCCGCATCATGGATGGAGAAGAGCAGCGGCAGATCGCCAAGGTGTATATCTCCGCTTTTCTGGAGGCGGCGCTGCACGGAAGGAAGGAGTATGCCGGACTGTTCCGGGATTATCGCCGCGGACTGGAGTGGCTTCCCAAGGAGACTTCCTACTTCAACCGCTATCAGGATGGCGGATTCAGAGGCATCGCGGACTTCGAAGAGGACCGGGACAAGACGACGGCGGGCCAAATCGGCACCATATCGGCGGCCGGACTGCACTTCACCGAGGAGACGGCCAAAGACCGCGAGGGAGAAGGCAAAGGGACGTTCGGGGCATTTCTGGAACGCGGGGCGGATGACACCGGAGAAGCCTTCTACCGAATTTCGTTGAAGGCTGGACCGGCCGCGGACGCCGCGCTCTACGGAGCGGATGGCCTTTCCTTCTCCATGGCCAATCGCAACGCGGGTTCAGGCTCCGGCTTGGCGCCGCAGGTGGAGGTCGAACTTGCCGACCGATCGGGCAATAAGGCGCGGCTGCCGCTGACAGCGGTAATGCCGCCCCTGCCGCTGCCCAAGACGCAGTTCGCCCGGACAGCCTGGCTGGAGAAGCGGATCAGCGACGGCAAATACGGCAAGCCCTCGGAAGCGGTCTTTCAGACGTATGAGCTGTCGTTCAGCCTGTTCCGGGAGAAGAATCCTTCCTTCAATCCGGCGCAGCTCGCGCAGATCGCTTTCTATCTGCTCGGCGGCACAGACGCCGTTATGCTTGACGATATCGGTCTTTATTCGAGCGGAACTCATCCTTCCCTCATACAAACAGCCTTAATCCGAAATGAACCGGATTAA
- a CDS encoding sulfate ABC transporter substrate-binding protein, whose amino-acid sequence MRKGLKKGLLTGFTLLLTAGLTACGSNNSAENGAASSAAPAASASTAPAASAAPTQSKEPVELLNVSYDPTRELYENYNKAFAAYWEKENGQKVTIKQSHGGSGKQSRAVQDGLEADVVTLALGYDIDALQKAGLINEGWQSKYEHNSSPYTSTIVFLVRKGNPKGIKDWPDLLKDGVEVITPNPKTSGGARWNYLAAWGYALDHNNNDEAKAQEFVKNLYTHVPVLDTGARGSTTTFVERGIGDVLLAWENEAYLSVNELGKDKFDIVYPSESILAEPPVAVVDKVVDKKGTREVADAYLKYLYTEEGQKIAAENYYRPTLDSVKEQFKDKFPDIKLFTLADKFGTWKETQEKHFNDGGVFDKIYVPGK is encoded by the coding sequence ATGAGAAAAGGCTTGAAAAAGGGATTGTTAACAGGATTTACACTGCTGCTGACGGCGGGTCTGACCGCTTGCGGAAGCAATAACAGTGCAGAGAACGGAGCGGCATCTTCTGCCGCGCCTGCGGCGTCGGCCAGCACAGCGCCTGCGGCTTCGGCTGCCCCAACCCAATCGAAGGAGCCGGTGGAGCTGCTGAACGTCTCCTACGATCCTACGCGTGAATTGTACGAGAACTATAACAAAGCTTTTGCCGCATATTGGGAAAAAGAGAACGGACAGAAGGTAACGATCAAGCAGTCGCATGGCGGTTCCGGCAAGCAAAGCCGCGCCGTACAGGACGGTCTGGAAGCCGACGTCGTAACGCTGGCCCTCGGATACGATATCGATGCGCTGCAAAAGGCGGGTCTGATCAATGAAGGCTGGCAGAGCAAATATGAGCATAACAGCTCTCCTTACACCTCGACCATCGTATTCCTCGTTCGCAAAGGAAATCCGAAAGGCATCAAGGACTGGCCGGATCTGCTGAAGGACGGCGTAGAGGTTATCACTCCGAATCCGAAGACCTCGGGCGGAGCACGCTGGAATTACCTGGCCGCTTGGGGCTATGCGCTGGATCATAACAATAATGACGAAGCCAAGGCTCAAGAGTTCGTCAAGAACCTGTATACGCATGTGCCCGTACTGGATACCGGAGCACGCGGTTCGACAACAACCTTCGTAGAGCGCGGAATCGGCGATGTGCTGCTCGCTTGGGAGAACGAAGCTTACCTGTCCGTGAACGAGCTGGGCAAGGATAAATTCGATATTGTCTATCCTTCTGAGAGTATTTTGGCCGAGCCTCCGGTAGCCGTGGTTGACAAAGTGGTTGACAAGAAGGGCACCCGCGAGGTAGCCGATGCCTATCTGAAATATCTGTACACTGAAGAAGGACAAAAAATCGCCGCAGAGAACTACTACCGTCCGACGCTTGACAGCGTCAAGGAGCAATTCAAAGACAAGTTCCCGGACATCAAGCTCTTCACGCTGGCCGACAAATTCGGCACGTGGAAAGAGACTCAGGAGAAGCACTTTAACGACGGCGGCGTCTTCGACAAGATCTACGTACCGGGCAAATAA
- the cysT gene encoding sulfate ABC transporter permease subunit CysT — MNVTAKGTQRGVLPGFGLTMGYSILYLSLVVLIPLSALLFNSTGLNFAKFWSVASDPRVLASYRVSLTTAAAAAFADTLFGLLMAWVLVRYRFPGKRIFDALIDLPFALPTAVAGVSLTALYSTNGWIGSLLEPLGLKVAFTPLGITLALMFIGIPFVVRTVQPVLEDMEKDTEEAAATLGAGRWRIFRKVLLPDLVPPLLTGFALAFARGIGEYGSVVFISGNMPMRTEIAPLLIMSKLEQYDYAGATAVALLLLLISFLMLLVINMLQRWTRRSSR, encoded by the coding sequence ATGAATGTCACTGCTAAAGGAACACAGCGTGGCGTGCTGCCAGGATTTGGCCTGACGATGGGATACAGCATTTTATACTTGAGTCTTGTAGTGCTCATCCCTCTATCGGCGCTGCTGTTCAATTCCACCGGACTGAACTTTGCGAAGTTTTGGTCGGTAGCGAGCGACCCCCGGGTCCTCGCTTCCTACCGGGTCAGTCTGACCACGGCGGCGGCGGCCGCATTTGCGGACACTCTGTTCGGTCTGCTGATGGCATGGGTGCTGGTGCGCTACCGGTTTCCGGGCAAAAGAATATTCGATGCCCTGATCGATCTGCCGTTCGCGCTGCCGACGGCGGTAGCGGGCGTATCGCTCACCGCGCTGTACTCCACTAACGGCTGGATCGGCTCACTGCTTGAGCCCCTCGGCCTCAAAGTGGCGTTTACGCCGCTGGGAATTACTTTGGCGCTGATGTTCATCGGGATTCCCTTCGTCGTACGCACCGTTCAGCCCGTTCTGGAGGATATGGAGAAGGACACGGAGGAGGCTGCGGCGACTCTGGGGGCCGGACGCTGGCGGATCTTCCGCAAGGTGCTTCTGCCGGATCTCGTTCCACCTCTGCTCACCGGTTTTGCTCTGGCCTTTGCCCGGGGGATCGGCGAGTACGGTTCGGTTGTATTCATCTCGGGTAACATGCCGATGCGGACGGAGATCGCCCCGCTGCTGATCATGTCGAAGCTGGAACAGTATGATTATGCCGGAGCGACAGCCGTGGCGCTGCTGCTTTTGCTGATTTCCTTCCTGATGCTTCTTGTAATCAATATGCTCCAGCGCTGGACCCGGAGGTCGTCGCGTTAA
- the cysW gene encoding sulfate ABC transporter permease subunit CysW, whose product MAGTVPLRAGRRQAAAPSAAVNESPAIKWLLIGAAGLVLLWLIVLPLVIVLTEALKQGWNVYWEALRDPDAASALRMTLLVAAITVPLNTVFGIAAAWAVAKFKFRGKGVLITLIDLPFAVSPVIGGLVFILVFGARGWFGPWLDAHDIKIVFAVPGIVLATLFVTFPFVARELIPLMEDQGTQEEEAALTLGARGWQIFLRVTLPNIKWGLLYGIILCNARAMGEFGAVSVVSGHIRGETNTLPLHVEILYNEYQFSASFAVASLLLLLALVTMIFKSWLERKSSH is encoded by the coding sequence ATGGCAGGAACAGTTCCGCTTCGCGCCGGACGGCGGCAGGCAGCGGCACCTTCGGCCGCTGTGAACGAATCGCCCGCGATCAAATGGCTTCTGATTGGCGCCGCCGGGCTGGTGCTGCTCTGGCTGATCGTGCTTCCGCTGGTCATTGTGCTGACTGAAGCCCTTAAGCAGGGCTGGAACGTATATTGGGAAGCGCTGAGAGATCCCGACGCGGCTTCCGCGCTGCGGATGACTCTTCTGGTAGCGGCCATTACCGTGCCGCTGAATACGGTGTTCGGCATCGCGGCCGCATGGGCGGTAGCAAAGTTCAAATTTCGCGGCAAGGGAGTACTTATTACACTTATCGATCTTCCCTTTGCCGTCTCGCCGGTTATCGGCGGTCTCGTGTTTATTCTCGTCTTCGGTGCGCGCGGCTGGTTCGGACCATGGCTTGACGCGCATGATATCAAAATCGTCTTCGCCGTTCCGGGAATCGTGCTGGCCACGCTGTTCGTCACGTTTCCGTTTGTGGCCCGCGAATTGATCCCGCTAATGGAGGACCAGGGCACTCAAGAGGAGGAAGCGGCCCTTACACTGGGCGCCCGGGGATGGCAGATCTTCCTTCGCGTGACGCTTCCCAATATTAAATGGGGCCTGCTGTACGGCATTATTCTGTGTAATGCGCGGGCGATGGGCGAGTTCGGCGCGGTATCGGTCGTGTCGGGCCATATCCGGGGGGAGACCAATACCCTTCCGTTGCATGTGGAGATTCTCTACAACGAATACCAGTTCTCGGCGTCCTTTGCGGTGGCCTCGCTGCTTCTGCTGCTGGCGCTGGTCACAATGATCTTTAAAAGTTGGCTGGAACGCAAATCCAGTCATTGA
- a CDS encoding YezD family protein has protein sequence MAKPLKVDEIWLERIAGLLDNMEFGSLHIVVHEGQIVQMERTERKRFENASARHSGEAGNRRSDARAAGGRG, from the coding sequence ATGGCTAAACCGCTGAAGGTGGATGAAATTTGGCTGGAGAGAATTGCGGGACTTCTGGACAATATGGAATTCGGCTCCCTGCATATCGTGGTTCATGAGGGGCAGATCGTGCAGATGGAGCGGACGGAGCGCAAACGGTTCGAGAACGCTTCGGCACGGCACAGCGGGGAAGCCGGAAACCGGCGTTCCGACGCCCGCGCCGCGGGGGGACGAGGGTAG